In Silurus meridionalis isolate SWU-2019-XX chromosome 23, ASM1480568v1, whole genome shotgun sequence, the genomic window aactctgtcggCAGCTGGCGAGGGCAAGACATCAAAAGATCAGAAGACACTACAATTGTGTAGTGTTGCTATCGCCATCCTAAGTCGAACCATCGAAACTTCGGGGctacctgcatgtgtgtgtttatatatatatatagacacgtAAAGtgagaatgctttcaaaaatagtCGTCACATTAATCCATTCGTCAGCATTAATACTTCTAAGTACACTTGTACAATGTCGGGGATTCATTACCTAAAACAGAAACCGCTGTGTATGAGGCTTAAAAGTGAGTGAGCAGAGTTCCTTTAAAATCTGCGTTTAAGTGTAACTAGAAGAACTGACTGTTTTGCATGGAAAatgtggtcacaccaaatattaatTCGATTCAGATTTctcttgtttatttactttccattttgttaattgatcCAATTCAACTGGTGATGCTTCTATACTTCTATTTTTGAATGCACTTACTTTACAGTATTTTTCTCGTCTGCTGAAAACTTTTACAAGTTTTCAAGTATCTGACACCTTGTGTAACATTCCATGACCCACAAGCTGCCTGGATTTTCCCAATAGTTTTTATCAGACAAAATGTGTTCTGGGACATATTGCGGATTTCAGAAATTGCtacactaaaaaataaaataaagatataatttGATATAATACTGGCAGAAATACTTATCTATTCTTCATATCAACTTACTGCATGGAAGAGCaatcagctttaaaaaaaaaaaaaacaacagcataaAAAATGCCAAGGTGAATGAATGATAAACCACCGGGAGTTCTTTGGCCAAGTCGTTAAGTAATTAAAAAGAAGAGTGTTTGTGTAAGGTGGGGTTAAAGGTTCAGAGTAATTATTAAAAGACTTAAATACCCTTAAATGCCTTACATACGGTAAAATCAGAATGTGAGTGTATTTAGGTTTTATGTAATTACGGCTATAGATCAATCTTTACTTAACCATGAATTTGTGTTGAAGTACACAAACTTTATTTCGCAGAGCTGTTATCAATTCTcaacaggtgtgtgtgcgtgtgtgtgagggagtctTGTGAAATTCCCATCCTTTCAGTGCACCACTCTACAGGGGTTGTCCGTGGTCTGGCAGCCCATGTTGGGGTATTTGACCTGCACTCTGAAAAGGGTTCCGTCGGCACACATACAGAGCTTGTACCTCTCAACATCGTTGAAGTTAAACCCACCTCCCACAGAGGTGTCAGGGATGAGTGATGGACTGAACATCACGGAGCCATTCAGGATAATGCTGTTCTCCTGGGAAAAACATGATAAACGCAGATTAGCAGGTGATTCTGAAGGGTCTATTGTAGTAAGGGACGGCAAGAttcggtgcatcggcataaaagtgaatgatgtgatgcatcggTTTTAAAAATGTGCGTCAGATACAAGTTGGCAGTTGTTTAGCgatggaaatgttttatttatatataataattagatatgctacacttttattatataaaacgtgaccaataatttgtgaccaatttTTGATAGAATAcgactacggagaccgaggcgtgtcctgagggtcacataaaatacagattaacatggcagaggtagagctgcatcttcttttttttttctttttttctacaaaggcctgtttgtgaaagggccatgtgttagaagtcagaaggcacttatgtacatttataatttactgtctgtctgtaccaaaaaaaatttaagtgtaTTACCTGTACCATTTTGAGTGGCAAAGCATCAcaattttttccattgcattgtaCTGCACTGCATCGTGATAGGGGTGTTGTACATAACACATACATTAATGCCTTGTATTACAGCGCCCCAAGATCCAAGAACTCAATGTGTTGGTTTCATGTAAGTACATGCATCTCTGCTCAGTTCTTCAAATCTCCACTCTTAGACTAAAACACCTGTATTATAGAGGAGCAGCTCTGCAGTAGAAGATCGTACTCACAGCTTTGAGCTCGATATCGCCCCCCATCCTGAACTCGATCATCTTGCCCATGATGAAGACGCCCTCGTTTCCACGAACGATGGCCTTGCCGTCACCTTTGATCAAGAGATCGGACGATGCGTTGCTGGTGATCTGTAAAATCATTTAATAGTGCCTTTATATCAAAATGGGGTTGAGGAGGTCAGAACAGGACAtcggagatcttccactctacaACCTTCATTCAGttgattttgtgcacaggagcactgcTATActcaaacaggtttgggtctcttagttccagtgaatgGAAAATTGCAAAGATACAGTAAACAAGTGCATATGTTTGCTTCCAACGTTTTCCTAATAGTTTGTGGAAAAacgtgtgtgatggtcaggtgtctacatgCTACTTGCCATAGGAGTATATATCTTCGTTCACAAACATTCTACAATTAATTACAGAAATATCTGCTGTGTATTGTTTAATTTGGAAGGCATTTTGAAAGGGTGAAAGGAAGAACATAACTTGACATGGCGTTCCAATTCAGACGTCAAACATCTTTCTCAACTCTAGTACTtgatatatgtaaataataatttaaaaaaaatcagtttaatGAATGACATTTAGCTCACATatgcaacagtttggggaagaatctcatacactatatggacaaaaatattgggacacctgatttttccagccatatgtggaaactctttatattaaatcagatgcgctcaacaacaaccgggcatgaaaaaacgcacttcacctgtgttctgagctgcacggcatcgggagaaaagcttcaccgatggtgatttttaaacgcacgacgatgccaaaagataaactctcaagagaaatagttgtgaaaggaaggaggaagacagtgaacaatgactttcttggtaggctactgtttagatacaagccctGTAACAGACATAGTCTTTCATTAAAggtgtatttatgttcaaaataaaaatctttgtcaaatttagtgggtgccgcttatatttgggtgcgcttaatagtccggaaattacggtaattattgctaaaaattttttttagcaataatcatttttttccaggtAACATAAGCTCCTGaaccatttatttttgcatttctattctattctatttctatGCATTTCTATTCTGGCACCTTTGacttcaaatgtttaaatgaatatggatacatttgaatttttttctacttttgaTATTCGTCCACAGAAAGCAGAAAGAAGGTCTACTCCTAAAAATGTTGCttttgaattgaaaaaaaatggaaatattccaatatatatatatatatatatatatatatatatatatatatatatatatatatatatatatatttatgtgattCGTTCATGTGAcccaaaatgaaaaaacaaacaaagaaaaacacggTGGATGTCGATGGACTGCAATTGTTATGCCTGAGATCCAGTTTAATAGTGTTGTTAAAATcgaatgttatatatatttatgtaaacgACTGATGCTCTTCTATGTTACAATGGATGAGCAGTTTCTGGAAAATGTTTGAAGATCCTAGTGTAAACAaaagtagaataaaaaataaatgtagggTGTTAATGTAGATGTAGGATTCATGACCATGAGCTAGATACGCTAACCTTAATCTTACAGTAGCTGTAGGTTCCTACATGTTTGTCCGTAATTTATGGAATAATTTATTTCCAccaaataattaatttccaCCAAACTGATTTTGAATGAGAATGACATAATCTGAAATGTTTAGATCTGATTATTTGTTTCCTTGTTTATGTTGTTactttattgtgttgttttcttCCGCAGTTTAATTAGTTTTCCCTGctttagatataaatataaataattttccaCACGAGTCTTGTTCATGAAGACATAAAAAGGAAAGTGTGAATATATATTTGAGAAAACGTGATTCTGGAACCCTCACCCTTTCAGTTGAGGCTTTCTTCACGTTGAGCACTTTGACCTGTTTGGGCAGGTGGAACTCGTGGTTATCGAAGTCTGTGCTGAAAAAGGTGGTTTGTGTGCGTGGGTCGGTGAAGGAAATGCCCAGGTCACTGGTGATAGACGTCTTATCTTTCTCAACACTTAGCTTGGTGTTGCCTTGTTGAAACACCAcctaaataatcacacacacaagcacaagcagGAGATtcagaaagtaaaaagaaatttgttttaCCTACTTAACCTGGGGTATAAAGTTGTGCTTTAGCAGTGCAAAATTTTAACCCTATGAAGCCTGACATatgaaataatgaacaaaaaattatattatttggaAATTGTGGATTAAGTGTTTATAGGGTcttgaaactaaaaaaaacaacaaaaaaacaaaacattgattACGCAATTTTTTTGTATCATATTTGATACATTGGGCATTTATGATAATTTACTGATTACaacaatgtactgtatattatataacaaaaaCTGATTACTGTATTTGGAATGTCCACTCCTACTCATCATCATTCTTATCTTCCCCTAACTGCTCTAACTCACTTGAATTGCCATCCACAAGCACGCCGACGACAATTTCATCACTATATTTTTTTGCTATCTGAAAATACACAcggaaaaatgtttgtgttttctaaATTTCTTCTCTGAATTGGTAAATATAACATACAGATTATGATcatttttgatttgttttactgaaCAGACAAATATTAGCAAGCTACGACATTAGATTGGATGTACAGAAATcacatgaatattttatttccacTAGTATGGAATCAGTTAAAAAAGATGATTCTAAGATGATTCTAAGACCATTAAATTTTTAATtcgtttaataaataataaaaagttattatttaattgtattgtattttgtatttgacaTTGTGCCAGGAATCATGCAATCATGAAATGCAATACATTGATGACTAAGCTAAATTACCTAATATACCTGCTGTATCATATTTGATTTACATATTTTCAACATGATTTTACTGTAAcagaaaagatgaaaagatgTCCCTGCCAAAAAACTAGCAAGTCAATTCACAAAGGCGGCCATATTGGAAAAACCTGCCTAAAGCCTGCTATTGACTGCAGAGCGTAGATAATTCCAGTAGGGGGCAGAAGACAAATCTCAGATTGTATTTACCAGGTTTTTGAGGAAAGTATTGTTGAGGCAGGTGGTGCAGAGGTCTCAGAAACTAATGTATCAAATATGTGTTAAAGGATTAAACACCAAACATTTGAAGTTACATCACTTGGTAAGATTTTAAAGCCTGATTAAAAGGAGTCTTATCCACACTCACTGGGTTGTTGTTGCCAGTGATGACAAGGTCCTGGTCCTTCCTGCCTCCCACGGTGCTCTTGTACAGCGGACGGACCACCCCCATGTCAGCTTTCTGCTTGAAGCGCAGCAGGCCACTCTCGTGGAACTCCATGCTGTCACAGCCATTAGGGCCGATCCGAATAACTGTCCAGATCACCAGAGTTATCTGTAAGAAAGCACGAGCAGAGccaatgttcacatcaaacatcaaaaaTAAGATCTCAGGAACATGGCATAGTTACTGGTGTGAAACAGGCTGCTAAACGCAGAAAAGACTTGTGACTGACAGGTTTTTAAGCTTGTATGGTTTGGATTGTTGTACTGCAGCCTTATGATTAGAAAGTGTGATGTGAAAGGTGTAAGAACAGTAACACGGTTCAAAATGTGGACTGAAATCCCCTTTTCAGATTCACTCACAATGAGGTTGATGAGTGCAAGCAGGAAAAGCAGGACTATGATGCACACGGCAATGTTGCCTTTCCGACCCCTCAGCCCTGTCTTGTGCAGTCTTTCCTCCTCTATGGGAACATATCCAGCCTTGAAGTTGCTGTTGTGTTCCTTACTGACAGTCCTTCGCTCAATGGCCTTCTCCCGCATGGACTTCTTCACCGGACCATTTGAGCTCTCCTACagggaggacaaaaaaaaaaaaaaaagacacacatacatttatatatactactatatatatattattgtctaaatagctggcaacaaaagtaagtacaccctgaGTGAGAACAGccgtgcaaagccacacgtcctattcattatgttcatgtttttgtctgtttgacaggaccatacgaatttgtgtatcttgtattagagaagTTAAAATTTGGAGCTTTAAgaacaattctctcatactgaccactggatgttcaacatgcacctcatggtaaagactctctaatttgagaattagaattgtttctctccacaaagatgcagaggctgtaagatcagtaacaccctgaaactgagttacagtacagtggtcagggtcataaaGAGGTtttcaagacgggttccactcagaacagacctcacaagggtccattcaatttgagtcctcgtgctgtgcgtcaggtgctgAAGCTGCTTCaagaaacagatgcatgagtgctgcagcattgctttagaagctgcagaagcagaaggtccaccTGTCAGTGCCGAGACCATACggtgcacactgcaacaagtggGTTTGCATGGCATCGTCCCAGAGGAAGCTGGTTTGCAAGAAAAtctacaaacagtttgctgaagacgacctgtccaagagcatgaatgaTGAACCATGTCCTGTAGTCTGatgaagataaacttgtttggctcagatggtgttcagcatgtgtggcgatgtCCTGATGAGAGGTTTCAAAAAAtggtgtcttgcctacagtcaagcatgctggtagtagcatcatggtctggggctgcatgagtgctgctggtactgtggagctgtggttcattgagggaaacatggatatTCTGTATTGTGACACAAAACATGACatccctcccttcagaaacagttttccaacataataacgaccccaaacacaccgccaagatgacaactgctttgctgaggaagctgaagatgaaggtgatggagtggctaaGTATGTCTCAGACCTAAACTCTATGGggcacctgtggggatcctcagCAAGAGGGGGGAGAAGTgacatgtgtctaacatccagcagcgcCGTGATGTTATtatggagaagtggaagaggatcccagcaacaacctgtgcagctctggtgaattccacacccaggaggattaaggtaGTGCTGGATGGTGCTCATACAAAATCTTGGCACTTTGGACACaggtttgacatgttcactcgGGGTGTACTTACGGggtgtaaatctgtactgctgtaaaagctgcacattgactactctaaaatatatccaagtttcatttctacagtattgccCCTTGAGGAGATATAAAATGGttgttgaaatgtgaggggtgcactcacttcatcgcaaattttttttttgtcacaaacacattcatacagagtacaacatgcttttttttttcgactgtccaacatttaaatagaaatagaacataaatatgtattttaatttattttatttaagtgtagaaagtataaaagtacaataaaagtataaagtaaaaCTAAGTATAAAAATAGggataaaataaagaacaaacattTGTGCAAAGGAAGGAAAAGTAAATTAAGTAAGAGAAAGTCTTCACTCATATGACTCTATGACCTCTGTAAACACATGGAATGTTCATGACCGGACAATTAAAGAAAGACTGATGAACGCATGTAATGTTGTGGatgtcaatttattttatttatttatttgggggAGGGGAATTCTGAACCTATTGAATTCTGTTGTGTTTTctatgttgtgtatttgtttatttaaaaacataaagtgtTGTAGTATTAATTTTGATTAGATTAAATGTCACAATGACAAAGTGatttttgaattttctttttttttagaaatgtttgctaagatagaataaaaaaaaaaacaaataaaaaaaaaatcacattaaataaGTGCATAGCCTTTGGAGAAAAGCACTCAgaatcagaggtggcaaaagtacacacatcctttacttaagtagaagtacagatactcatgttttaaaatactcgggtaaaagttgattaaacttttttacttaagtgaaagtaaagaagttttggctctgacatgtacttaagtaaaaagtagttattacttctacctgttttagctgttaactggacctcacatcatagatagatagatagatagatagatagatagatagatagatagatagatagatagatagatagatagatgtgatagcctagtgggttaatgtcagtatacccacaaggatgagtttgagagtttgattcctggtcgagctggtggttgctgtgttggtaaataaaacttctggaccttgtcctctctgaaaacatttcaattctttgttggattaatttcttgatttcctggtctttaatgaaagataactccaccaaaaaaaggcacttcagatgtagctcagtgggttaaggcttgtgcctgaacatggtccttaatatagtccacgctggtgataaggtttcaaagccagtcctacatgccttctttcttactgcgctggcatgaaacaaagtatgaaccctccaaaaagcacacatgcttttcagcagtggtcgctcagtggtttaaggcttgtgcctcatctaaacatgcttcccagtctgatctcttccatggttcagtgggttaaggctggtgcctcactgatggtgaggatcagggtttgaatcctgctttctgcctgctagttgcgatgtaggttatgttcctgctttctaaatctttttttagctttatattcttgtgttgatggtttaaaggtagatagacctgctctacacaaccttcctggcctgtcttccctgatggttcagtgggttaaatcaggtttcttgcttttggtggggttcagggttcaaacctggctttctgtctgctagtcatgaggtaggttaaattcctgatttctacatcttcatatttttgttttgatgggttaaaaagaaagatagacctgctctaaataagcttcctagcttgtccttcctgatagttcagtgggttaatgctggtgccttgctaatggtgtgaatcagggttcgaatcctgctttgtccctgctagtcacgttatgggtttgcttcctatgtctgtctttagcattatattcttgtgttgatggtttgaaagaaaagatagacctgctctaaacaatcttCACAGCTGGTCCctcccgatggttcagtgggttaagactggtatttcactgttggtggggttcagggttcgaatcctggtTTCTAGCTGGGCtgaatttcttgttttgaagcttgaaacgaaggataaacccccccaaaaaaaagaaggtgtgttgtggtacttgatggctttgtgataaaaaccttgcctctgagctcagaggttgctggttctaatctggcttgtccccacactgggtaagctgtgtggaaagtagtgtctggtgagcaatgaggtagttgacagtaaacaaaggctgtaaatactgGCTGCTTCAgtaaaagtgagggtgataggtttttggcagaatttttccctatatatgcataactaagtcgatactttttttgaacgtttttgcttcataaccccctgttttcagcttctcagacgctgggggggcagatgcccggatattgcccccctgctacaggatacgccctccgaaaccacatcccaccttccacgcagccatttctgacaccttccttactaTGGTCACCGGAACCTTCctcactcttaactttgagtcctggccggggtttgaaccggcaacctctcaacccagaggtaaagctcttccaattgagccacaggatctcctgcaagaacctgatttttaggaccttttttttttggttctttttaaaaactttttaaataatttaaaggaaagctaaggggtaggaatcaaaccgggtgagtcagatagcagcgaccacttcactgaccattacaccaacacaggagaagcaaacaagcctttgcttattggactcttggcttttctatagctaggagaccactgttttctcttagatcatgatggtagagggtcaaaacttctccttcctgtacattctctcagtaactcgaagtctatgagaagtgactcaggtacaagaaccacatctccaacacctgcaccactgatataccatgatttaccagcaaccaattttaatgatctttcattgttctgtttttaaaaacttcttataatgttcaatatgaaactagaggtaagaatcgaaccagggaagtctttcatcatagatcactaatggcattacttcaaaactcaaaactttgttagacatgtaaataagcaggaaagacagagacaaagacaaagagacacacacacagctttagaaagagtgagaaacaaatagagagacagcaagagagagacatatacagtgagacagagacatttactaaaagagacacagagacaattagatagagaaaatagagagaaaaagatagcgagatatagccacttcctgttggaagtgtttttcctgagcgactcttaatgatctcatttactaaatgagcagtagtgagttaagggcttgctcaggtgcccaaaactggcagcttggaggtgttaaacatgtatcatatttacatgtaattaaatataatggctatatcagtgcagagacgtgtggacatcatttagagcctttgctatgtttccacatggacagttattgaggtgataccggagaaaatgcacctcttcaagtcaagtcaggaagcttatatatataaaattatagacattttacagatttgaatgatgtattgtttttatctgtacgatcaataaagacagtaatttaagtttgtgtcgccattatgagggaaaaacccacaaaacgccaaccagagggtaaattgtgtaaaacatggcggattttggtgtttgatttgagactcagaaataaaacaaaagtttactgattaaaaatatttttatctggagttaattaatttattttatatccaagtaaagaaaggaaaaaaatttcgtgccgtttaaaataattttaattttgacagccaaatatatatatatattaatacaaaacgaattaaaaatgttgttacctaatgaatgtgttcaggctgaagatccacatatagaacacaagcagagaaaagatgatgatgatcaggaatgtgtctgttctcagtcatgttctcatcactgactccctctgtctcatccacattaaccccaaacttcttactgccttctgtggtgagtgagagtcaggactttatacaccagtggattgaacgcgcagtaacaggaaatcggttgttcggctgaaatcggcgcacagtgaaaataaaaaaataatatttcaccaaatcaatggattaaaactaaagtaacgagttgttttgaaaatgtaagaagtaaaaagtacagatatttgtgtaaaaatgtaatgagtaaaagtaaaaagttttctgaaaaataaatagtggagtaaagtactgataccagaaaaatctacttaagtacactaacgaagtatttgtactccgttacttcccacctctggtgagATGTCTTTAGAAGGTAAAGAAGGCAATACATGCTTGGACATCATTTAGAAAAGCACACACCtcgatcaatcaatcaatcaatcaatcaatggatggacagacaagAATTCCAGTGCTCAGTCTGTAAGATCTCCGCAACCTAAAGGTGTCGAGACCTGGGCAAGGTCATAAAACCATTCCAACATCTGAATGTTCAATAATTGTTAAATAGAAGAAGTTTTCCCAGTAACCAGTTTAAAAAGGCTTTACTGAGGTGACCGAaaacacaatattcacaataaTACAGCTCCAGAAGACAGTGATGAGAAAACCTGCCAGAAGTACAACCATCTCAGAAATACTGCTCAGTCCTTTATAGTGTAGTAGTGAGTCAGAAACTACTCCAGAAATAAAAGGTCAAATCAAAACTTAACTGAGAGAACAAGGAAAAATATTCTCTGGTCTGGCACCAGAATAATGTCTGGGTAATCTCATTAAAATAgcgaagcatggtggtgggtgGATCGTGTAATTAAACACTTCCTAAAAGCAGGTATCCGGAGACTGGTCAGATGTTCTTTGAGGAAATCCTGCCCTAGGGTGCAGCTCAGAC contains:
- the sgcb gene encoding beta-sarcoglycan, translated to MASEQESSNGPVKKSMREKAIERRTVSKEHNSNFKAGYVPIEEERLHKTGLRGRKGNIAVCIIVLLFLLALINLIITLVIWTVIRIGPNGCDSMEFHESGLLRFKQKADMGVVRPLYKSTVGGRKDQDLVITGNNNPVVFQQGNTKLSVEKDKTSITSDLGISFTDPRTQTTFFSTDFDNHEFHLPKQVKVLNVKKASTERITSNASSDLLIKGDGKAIVRGNEGVFIMGKMIEFRMGGDIELKAENSIILNGSVMFSPSLIPDTSVGGGFNFNDVERYKLCMCADGTLFRVQVKYPNMGCQTTDNPCRVVH